One window of Opisthocomus hoazin isolate bOpiHoa1 chromosome 15, bOpiHoa1.hap1, whole genome shotgun sequence genomic DNA carries:
- the LOC104333666 gene encoding acyl-coenzyme A synthetase ACSM3, mitochondrial isoform X6 — translation MRTFIKSWIPQCLRILRSPCRLFHGCSRLLTSQIISYYDSVNQCKKELPEYFNFASDVLDEWSQLEKDGRRPANPAFWWVNDEGEEVKWSFEELGFLSRKAANMLSEACGLQRGDRVIAVLPRVPEWWLLNVACMRTGIVFIPGTSQLTAKDILYRLQASKAKCIITNDTLAPAVESVLPGCQFLKSKLIVAKGSRDGWLNLKELFAVTSADHTCVKTRSQDPMLIYFTSGSTGSPKMVVQSHSSYGIGFATSGRLSQDTPSLSFALLPLPTACWSNMI, via the exons ATGAGAACATTTATTAAATCATGGATTCCTCAGTGTTTACGGATTCTCAGGTCACCTTGCAGATTATTCCATGGATGCAGCAGGCTTCTTACATCTCAGATTATTTCGTATTATGACTCTGTCAACCAGTGTAAAAAGGAATTGCCAGAATATTTCAACTTTGCAAGTGATGTCTTAGATGAGTGGTCACAACTGGAAAAG GATGGAAGAAGGCCAGCAAATCCAGCATTTTGGTGGGTAAATGATGAGGGAGAGGAGGTGAAGTGGAGCTTTGAAGAGTTAGGATTTCTGTCTAGGAAAGCAGCCAATATGCTTTCTGAGGCATGTGGTTTGCAGAGAGGAGACAGAGTTATAGCAGTTCTGCCTCGTGTTCCTGAATGGTGGCTACTGAATGTAGCCTGTATGCGAACAG GAATTGTCTTTATTCCAGGAACATCCCAATTAACAGCCAAAGACATCTTATACCGACTCCAGGCTTCGAAGGCCAAGTGCATCATTACCAATGATACTCTGGCACCTGCAGTGGAATCTGTCTTGCCTGGCTGCCagtttctgaaaagcaaactAATTGTAGCCAAAGGGAGCAGAGATGGATGGCTGAACCTCAAAGAACTCTTTGC GGTGACATCTGCTGACCATACATGTGTCAAGACAAGGAGTCAAGACCCAATGCTGATCTATTTTACTAGTGGAAGTACAGGCTCTCCAAAAATGGTAGTGCAGTCCCACAGCAGTTACGGCATCGGATTTGCAACCAGTGGCAG ACTCTCTCAAGATACCCCATCACTGTCTTTTGCACTGCTCCCACTGCCTACCGCATGCTGGTCCAACATGATttga